In Odontesthes bonariensis isolate fOdoBon6 chromosome 20, fOdoBon6.hap1, whole genome shotgun sequence, a genomic segment contains:
- the LOC142370307 gene encoding uncharacterized protein LOC142370307: MLVKVRFGETQKYVKVAETEGRYDDFNTFLQKVIQKLDLPLETELHLTDESGTEVDADVFEDLLQAGNLTVRVTTEKSTVVLQHDLSSTSLESTMSESSSVSVSGDSLLASSESSDATVIVHTNGGTTTHAEREAAKEMVRNALQAKPGGQVILDEYDKLRTLTDGTRRRLVNLLVANMVEIHGMIPPVSVRTKYALGIISLFPSLRDPYSDNGYEHFYDQQSGSGYLAWRIKTVQRNSAAQSRRSSTSTAYQDSPKRKREVPCIDKQLLGEECHEAISFLKHSTDESAVNEKMRATFQYRQTLVQDQQCSSTVLDVFPRFLNITGLIDQDFTMMFGEEVSGRFLAKWPTFFKPRILTECRKLTSNEHIEELLSAQHDKGWDSDLSSILLLLHLLPPTSKGHKKCAKISSCQAVDHVVRYLQMGASVETFLGGVEPGQPFLLCVGENNIQRYYIIIDHKTIPCKAQTSLAAFDELLKAHFIFSVNYHESLYNFYTFIQTTIFNIDVGSAKESPRVRELMLNRCASVVAQLQASSVAESTVQAIVGSMEELVNDIHREVREAVLSFTSEIQGTDLEKKMEKCFDQLKNPLSTLNTRVKRQKFFEEKWEIVEPVEYVPGVRFDVRRDRTTGLYSQVPVTDTFVYTPILGVYVQEF, encoded by the exons ATGTTGGTGAAGGTGAGATTTGGAGAAACGCAGAAGTATGTCAAAGTGGCTGAGACTGAAGGTCGTTATGATGACTTCAACACATTTCTTCAGAAAG TCATTCAGAAGCTAGATCTTCCACTTGAGACTGAGCTACACTTAACAGATGAATCAGGGACAGAAGTCGATGCAGATGTGTTTGAGGATCTTTTGCAAGCAGGGAACCTTACTGTTAGGGTGACAACTGAGAAGTCAACAG TTGTGCTTCAACATGATTTATCATCTACTTCATTGGAGTCAACCATGTCAGAAAGCTCATCTGTGTCAGTTTCTGGAGACTCCTTGCTAGCATCCTCTGAATCATCTGATGCCACAGTGATTGTTCACACAAACGGAGGGACGACAACACATGCTGAACGAGAAGCAGCTAAAGAG ATGGTGAGAAATGCTCTCCAGGCAAAACCTGGTGGACAAGTGATTTTGGATGAATATGATAAACTGAGAACATTGACAGATGGCACAAGAAGACGTTTGGTAAACCTTCTTGTGGCTAACATGGTTGAAATTCATGG AATGATCCCACCAGTCTCTGTGAGGACTAAATATGCTTTGGGCATCATCTCTCTATTTCCCAGCCTCAGAGATCCGTACTCAGACAATGGATAT GAGCACTTCTATGACCAACAGAGTGGATCTGGCTACTTGGCCTGGAGAATAAAAACTGTTCAGCGCAACTCTGCAGCTCAGTCCCGGAGATCCTCCACCAGCACAGCCTATCAAGATAGtccaaagagaaagagagaggttCCCTGCATTGATAAGCAGCTGCTTGGTGAGGAGTGTCATGAAGCAATATCCTTTTTGAAACATTCTACGGATGAATCGGCAGTCAACGAGAAGATGAGGGCCACGTTTCAATATCGTCAAACACTAGTTCAAGATCAACAGTGCTCTTCAACAGTGTTGGATGTCTTCCCACGATTTCTTAACATCACTGGTTTG ATTGACCAAGACTTCACCATGATGTTTGGAGAGGAGGTGTCAGGCAGATTTTTGGCAAAATGGCCTACTTTTTTCAAACCTAGGATCCTGACAGAGTGCAGAAAACTGACTTCTAATGAGCACATTGAAGAGCTCTTGTCTGCGCAGCACGATAAAG GCTGGGACAGTGACCTGTCAAGCATTCTACTGTTGCTTCACCTTCTTCCACCTACCTCCAAAGGCCACAAGAAGTGCGCAAAAATCAGCTCATGTCAAGCTGTGGACCATGTTGTGAGATATTTACAG ATGGGAGCCAGTGTTGAAACCTTCCTTGGTGGTGTAGAACCGGGACAGCCCTTCCTCCTGTGTGTTGGTGAGAACAACATCCAAAGATACTACATCATCATTGATCACAAGACCATCCCTTGCAAGGCACAGACCTCCTTGGCAGCTTTTGATGAGCTCTTAAAGGCCCATTTTATCTTCAGTGTCAACTACCACGAATCGCTCTACAACTTCTATACATTCATCCAAACTACCATTTTTAACATTGATGTGGGAAGTGCCAAAGAAAGTCCAAGAGTCAGGGAGCTGATGTTAAACAGGTGTGCCTCTGTTGTTGCACAGTTGCAAGCATCGAGTGTTGCTGAGAGCACAGTCCAAGCAATTGTGGGTTCCATGGAGGAACTTGTTAATGACATTCATAGGGAAGTAAGAGAGGCAGTTCTCAGCTTTACTTCAGAAATTCAAGGCACAgatttggaaaagaaaatggaaaaatgttttGATCAACTAAAAAATCCCCTTTCAACCTTGAACACTAGAGTCAAAAGACAGAAGTTCTTTGAGGAGAAGTGGGAAATTGTTGAACCTGTTGAGTATGTTCCTGGGGTGCGGTTTGATGTTCGCAGAGATCGAACAACAGGACTTTACAGTCAGGTCCCTGTAACAGATACATTTGTGTATACACCAATACTAGGAGTCTATGTTCAGGAATTCTGA